In Desulfobacteraceae bacterium, the following are encoded in one genomic region:
- a CDS encoding ACT domain-containing protein has product MTKVIISVLGKDRPGIVAAVSRVLFERDCNIENVSQTILQTEFAGIFIAGIPAGVTAETLHQGLTAGLADFKMYVQVKPLAENGSPAPPPVAEPFVITTSGPDAKGLVARITAVIARYQVNVTNLQAVFKGGSEPGDNIMIYEVDVPTHIDQQRFRQDLQDQAAALGLRLTIQHRDIFSAMNRI; this is encoded by the coding sequence ATGACCAAGGTGATCATTTCCGTTCTGGGCAAGGACCGGCCGGGCATCGTGGCGGCCGTTTCAAGGGTGCTTTTCGAGCGCGACTGCAACATCGAAAACGTCAGCCAGACGATCCTGCAAACCGAATTTGCCGGGATCTTCATCGCCGGCATCCCCGCCGGGGTCACCGCCGAGACCTTGCACCAGGGGCTGACGGCCGGCCTGGCCGACTTCAAAATGTACGTCCAGGTCAAGCCCCTGGCCGAAAACGGCAGCCCCGCCCCGCCGCCGGTGGCCGAGCCGTTTGTGATCACCACCAGCGGGCCGGACGCCAAGGGTTTGGTGGCGCGCATCACCGCGGTGATCGCCCGCTACCAGGTCAACGTCACCAACCTGCAGGCGGTCTTCAAGGGCGGCAGCGAACCCGGCGACAACATCATGATCTACGAGGTCGACGTGCCCACCCACATCGATCAACAGCGCTTCCGCCAGGACCTCCAAGATCAGGCCGCCGCCCTGGGGTTGCGCCTGACGATCCAGCACCGCGATATTTTCAGCGCCATGAACCGCATCTGA